The DNA segment aagttaaaaataatttttaacttatataaatatataataattaatatataaatatataaatatataataattattataaattaaaacactcatttttttaatttttataattattatataaatatataaatatatttataattaatatataataattattatataaatatataaatatataataatttttataaatatataataattactataattattatataaatatataaattaaaacactattttttttataaatatataacaattattataaatatataaataaaaaattataacctattttgtaagtgaaattattttaatttttttaattaaaattattttaaattttaaaatatgaatcaggatagaaatatataatagctattattcataactcataaattatatcaaaatatataattattattattcattactcatatattatatcaaatttatgatatgtgaattaattaatatcctaaaattaatttttgggatttttttagattttttttgttgtttcggagatgcatctccgaattagtcaaaatcccaatttttgggattttttcggaaatgcacttccgaagtctggaaaaatttagaaaaaaaaatatttcggaaatacatttccgaagcagggtaaaatggggttttcgctgggggtgacccccatagggaggtgggtaaagaaaaaatctataattAATCTAGAACATCAACGACATGATCTTCCCTAACTTATTTCTCCTCTAATATCTTCTAATGAGTTGCTTTAGGTGGATCTCTGTGGGCATTTGGTATAATGTAAGGATGTGACACTTTGAAAAACCATTACTATTTACATGTAGTTGTATGCACTATTACATGGGGTTGAGAAGCTGACATACTTTGTGCTTCTTCTAGTACCAGATGATTATAGAAATAATCAAACATTGTGTCAACATCTCTGTGAACCATACTCTGAAAACACTCTATAAAGATTCGAATTGGTACATGACTCGCTTAGGAAGATGTGGATATATCAGAGGTGATCGACAAACCAACCATCATGGGTAAAAGGCTATGTCATCCAAGGGTCACGTCTGTCGATGATCCTCATACGCTTGGAAAGCATGTATCATCTGTTCCAGTATGGTCAAGAAACACTCAGAAGGGTTCGATCACCTGATTTCCTCTGAGCAGTACAAATGCGCAAGCACGTGGCTGATCATCATAATAGTCATCAACATATGACCAACCAAAGATGCAAGGAAAGTGTTGGAGGATCCAAGGCTAAAAAAAGGTACATATGAAATATTAGTAATGACGTAGCATAAGTTTTATGAAATGTTACTGATAATAAATGTGCAAATATATTACCGTAAACAGCGTGCAACTTCTTGTCATCTGTCTGGTCTTCCAAAGATAAGCTTCAACTAACTTCGAGTACAGGTAACGACATTCGATTGTACTCATGAATTTTCTTGAAGTTAATGAAGTATATATGATAAACCTTATCAACGTAATAAGCACTTTTGTGTACAAATATGGATGTGTCACCTAAATACACGAGGTATGATCTCAATGCACATGCTCTATGATGCAAAACTTATTCATCATCACCATTGGCCTCCACTGCCCCAACCAAGTGGTATGTATATAGCTTCTTCAGGGCATCACCTGAGTCAGTTCCCAAATAAGTCACTATCATCTCCAGTGCTTCAGATCTATTACATCTAAAATGGTGTAATAATCTTCACCTGGTCGGAAGATGTGCCATAGATGACACATCATCTAGTATAATGGACCTCTCACCATGCGAAAGATGAAAAGATGATGTTTATGAGTGTTATCTCGCAACGAAAGCTGACAGCATATCATGGTTAATAACCAGTCATGCAAATTTTTTACAGCCCATATAACTACTTGAGATCATGAAACCATTGCTTCTCAGGATGGTGCAGCTTCGCAATCTCCCTACCATGGTTGATGCATTTTAAAGTATCACaatactaaaaaaaaatacatcatCATCAGAAAGTTTAAATATTAGAACACATGTGTTTCAAAGAATAAATACAGATAAATTTTACCTCTCCGTCTCACATGTGTCTAGCAACATGATTTACACGCCGAGGCAGTAGTGACATGTCAAAAGGTATCCttcaaattcataaataaaacGACATTAGGAAGGGCAGCATCGGCAGCAGGTGTATCAACATGGGCTGATGGGGTTACCCAGCAGGTGACACTTGCCTCTAGGGAAAACGAAGTCCAAGACACCTGAACTCCAAAAGTGGACGCTTTTGCATCAAATGAACTGACGTCAACCGATAATTACGATGGTCAGGCTCTTTCCCTGCAAACAGATGCATGTTGGAATACTCTATTGTACCTTAATCGTTCTTGGTTGTTAGCCATTATACCtataatgaaacaaaataaagtaaaaaaaaattaaacaatgcAAACATAATACGAAAGTGCACTTCtgtattttgaaaaaaatcaaattatgaTAAAATACGAAAGTGCACTTTCATATTTTTTatggagatgtatctccgtattaagttttgataaattaataGTGTGACTCACTTACGAATGGATATGGTCTGTATGAATTGCATTTGAAAATGCAATTTTTATATTATAGGGGCATTTTGGTTTTTCACAGGGGTGTGGGAGCACTACTAAGGATGTGATAAGCAACCCCCATCTTTTTTATCTAGCtagaattaggggtggcaaatcAAGCGGTCGGCCTCATTTAAGCCCATCCAAAAGTGAGGTCGGACAGATCAGCTTAGGCGTCCAAAAGTCAAACACACTCGTTTACTAACAAATTGGAGAGTTGTCGGATCAGTCTGTCAAACTcttttttacaatttaatttattacTTAATTTACAAAAAATTTAATCATTATCAAAGAGGccgacaaatatttttttaacaatgaACTTCAATAAATCTTAATGTTAATATCATTctttaatataaacaaaataacaTAACCATAACACCAAAAGCTTAAAAACAAGTAAAATTTTTTGAACCACAGAGAAAAAGTATCATCACACATATAACTATAATTACTATATGCAGAATTATCATTTTCATATGAGCACACAACTGCTCCTTTTGGTCTATTAGAATTTGGTACATTTTTTATTGAAGCCACCTTAACAAGTTACttgttcatgatttttttttagataatCAATATCCCCTTTGATGAATTTCTTGTGAAACAAATGTCAACGTAGGTGAAATATTGTTCTTGAATAAAAATGAATAATGACAATGTTTTTGTACATAAATAATGGATGTTAGTTAATAATTTTAGAAGAATAACTTTGTGCACAAATAAATTCTATTTAAACAGACTATGTTTTGGACACAAATAAGttatattttatctatttttaatgaattggaTCCTCAATGTCCTGTCTAATTTTTATTTcaagtaaaaaaaacaaaaataaataatttaaaataaaattcaaacgaTTTAAAATATCCTACTACCTCCGTTTCAAAATGATTGTCGTTTAAAATTTTTACTCACGTAGTAATAATATTGTTCTAAAAGACATTACACCTTTCCTAAATTAACTTTATTAAACTTTATTAATATATTAGAGGCAGTATATAGAATAATAATTAAGGAACATAATTGAAAAAATAGTAATCATTTCAACAGCGGTCATTTTGAAACAAATATTATTTGATAAAACGGCAATCATTTTTAAACGGAGCAAGTATAAAATACAaaagtaattataataatatacttAATGCAAAACTGGTCAGTAATTTTAAAACGGAGGAAgtataaaatacaaaattaattataataatatacttAATGCAAAACTGGTCAGTAATACTAACGGATACCAGTGGAAAACACATCCAAAACAATGGCAAGTTGTTCAAAAGTGACTCCAAACACAATACAAATGCCTCAGTCAAGGAACTTACAAAATATAGCCTTCATGCAACACGGGCTACTTTTCAAGAGCTATACTGCACAGAAAAATGAACTGAAAAAATCTGATGTAATTCTACCCCCCTTCCTCCTTTCCTTGTCGAGTATTGTAAGTCCTTTTTTACTAAAGAAAACTACTATCAAAATCCtgtaagaaaaaaaaatgaataaaaactatCGCATGTTTTGATTATGAAGCAATTCAACAGCAGCAGCAACCACTACTTTTCCTTCACCAGAAATGTCAAACCCTGGTTCTTCAATTTTTCTGTTTAGAAGCTTGTCAAGCTGCCCGCGTAATTTCTGCATATTCAGTTACCATGAGATTGTTTTGTTGTATAAGCATGTAGCTCAGAAACAATTTATAATGGTTGGGAAAAGATTGAAGGAAATTAATTACCTTTATCAACTCAATGACACTCTTGGAAGCAGAGAAATGAAGGTAACCTCCAAGCATCTCAATACCCTCGCCATTTTTGCTAGGGTCGAGATTACCACCAAACAGAAGTAGTGCATAATCTGAAATGTTGGTAGAGTCTCTAATATAGATGTTGCTTGTTTTAACTTTTTCACTATATACCAAGTAAGGCAGAGGGAAGAGATGAATCCCAGCATTTACAGAAGAGGGATGGATGTCAACCTTCCCAACTTCTTTAGTGTAGAATGCTGTCCGTTTTCCTCTTCTTTTGCACTGCACAACATTAGGGTAGAGCCCAGCACAAAGAATTGCACAAACCATCTCCAAATCGTGACTGTACTGGTTGTAAGCCTGCAGAGATATACAACAAGGTTGATAAACATCCGTGCCCTTGTTCAAAATTTTGCCATTAACTTTATAGATGTTTATGTTCAGAAGTAAACAGAAAAATGTGATGAGAGCTCAGTGGTAAGAGTCAAATCTCCAGAGACTAAGTTAGAAGAGGATATGGAGGAAAGTGCTTCAACTAAAATTAGATAGGACGAGGACAAGGGCTTACATGGACACCCCTCGACTTGTCAACAAATCCAATGTCAGATAATAAGTTGAGAAATTGCGTTCTCATATCATCAATCAACCGCAAGGTCACCGGGGATAGGAAATTTTCCCAACAAAATTCCTTTTCAGCCCCCCTACTTTTTGCTTCCTTCCATCCTTCAAAAGCTTTAAGAAGGGCTATATGATCACTGAATAAAAAATATACTTATAATTAAGCAATCACAAGTGTGGGTAATGGAGTAAAATCTGACTGAGCATTGAGAAGGGAAATTTCTCATACAATATCAATGACCAACTAACCTGCAAGAGTCGCCAGAAAAATATCTTTTTGCTGCATCAGCTTCCTCTTTTCTGTTTATAGGTAGGACAAATGGGTTTCTGTAAGCAAGAGCAGCAGCAATAGTTAAGGCAGGACTAAGGCACTGAAAGATAGAGCCCATGAGAAGCATCTTCCCTATATTTGGGTCCAAAGGTACCGTACAAAGATGCCGACCTGTTAAAGATCAAATTAGCTCAGATAACATCCACGACATAAAATAAAAAGCTTGAGACAAGCATGTCCAACACAATATACCCAGTGGAGTAAGCTCCTCCCTGTCATCTAACGCCCCAATTGTCTTCAGAAGTTCTATAGCATTTTGAACAGCAAGAGAATCTGGTGGCTGAAGTGCCTTTCCTAAAAATGATGCCACAGTTCCCAGCTGCAAGCTTTTAATGTGCAGGCACAATTCTTGCAAAGGTGTTCGGAGGATTTCAGGTAACTGATACTCTGGCATAGCATCGTGAATCAGTTTTGGATACAACCTATAACAAACTCCAGGTTGAACTCGACCAGCACGTCCACGTCTCTGAAATAGTCTGCCCGTTAATGACAATAAAACATAGTATGTTCATACTGTGttattgaattttataaatagatTTGGGGTGGGGATGAGAGGGGGAGTAGAGTCTCTCAAACAACATTTAATCATTCagcaaatataaaaataaagatatattGCAAGTTTTTCCTGAAGATTCACATGTTCAATGAGAGCAATAAACCTTATGTTGTTAAAAAGGTTTGTTCCACGACTTTAATACCTGACGTGCCGAAGCCTTTGAAATCCATGATGGCAACAAGCAGGCAAGCTTATTTAGAGCGTCATAGCTGGTTTCCTTTGCTTTACCGCAGTCTATGACATATACAACATCATCTATGGTGATGCTGCTCTCAGCAATATTTGTTGCTAGCACAATTTTTCTGCAATGGCAAAATAACAACGATTAAAAATGTAGATGCTAAAATGataccaaactcaaatatatatatacatatatacaagcAAAACACCACATCTTTACTTTAACATATAATAATTACTGAACATAAAGTCAATTGTAAGGTCAATGTATTAAAACACTCAGTATTGTGATACTGATATATCCGTCACATGAATAAGAGCCCTGTTGAAATGGTTGGAATTGTTACTGTAAGAAGTAATAGATTCATGTCATGCAAACAGCCGCATGCAGGTTTTTAGATCAAATGAGCCTCTTGCTGATTAAGGTTCTTTTATGTTTGCATAGATTAGAAGTGAGTTTGACAAAATCATGTCTGCAACGTGCCATGATTTTGTGAAGCTCCAAAGTGTTGGGTTAACCAAAATTAGTGTTTCCCCGTAATTCCCTCACAGCAAATCCAAACATGCACCTtatctgtttttttttatttgaatttttgtaaTTCCATCAATCTCACAGCAAATCCAAACATGCACTTTATctctttttaatttgaattttttgtcATGATAAGATTGTGTTACAGAATCCTTATCATTAATTGCTACTTTTGATTTTTGTCAGTTAGAATAATGGTTGTTTGTGAACTTATCAATTAGGATCCTTTTTCTTATCTGTAGCTTTTTTAAAATACAGACTTGAATTGGAAGAAAAATCCTGAGAAATGTGTTTTAGTTTAGGAGGGTATCTCTCAAGAAGAAGTCAGTTTCTTATTTTCACTATAGGTCGAACGACAGAGCATTCTATGCGTAGGCCTGTGATTTTGTCCAACACCTGGGGTGCAACATATTGGTATTGGCAGCCCGCGTTTGATGACACATCATATGGCTATCAGGCCACATGCACCGAAAGAAcagatgttcggcctttccaagGTGATTTGAGAAGCAAATGAGGGACCGACAGTAGAGAATTTAGAAGAGACAAGCAGTGGTAATCCAGGAAATAACTGAGGTTCGGGAGACAGAAGTGAATCGCAGTCAGGGGGATCCATTGTTCAACAAAACTCCAAATGGAATTTCTCACTTAAGACGGCACTGAAGATTCCTTAGGGTGATTGAAACACCGCCATGAATTTTTTTACAAATCAATGAATTGTAGAAAATAAGATGAGTAATAGCGGCATTTAATCTGAGGGACATAATTATGGTTCAATCAGATGGAGCAAGAGGAATCAGAACTAGATTTCTGGCACTTCaaggaatcctaacattaagatttTGATCACCTATGGGTAATAACCCAATGAGTGAACTCCTTTTGATAATGTAGGACTTCTGAGGTGTGAGTACATTTCATATTCGGATTGAAAGGAAGGATCCTTACTGAAGGGGAAACCATTAGAGGGATTTCTATTCTCTATTTTCTTTCAGTTTTCAATAATAAATGTTTTTCTTCCTTTTCAATTCTCAAGTTCTTACTTTTTGAAAGAAGGATTTCGGGAACAAGCTTCCTGAAGCAGTTAATATATTCAGAACTTCATAAACTAGCCATTAAATTCTGAAAATCAACAATCAATGCCTAAAGATATTCAGTATCAGACAAATATAAATAAACAAGCTGAAAAAATTGCAGCCTTCTATCAAATTACTATATACCAAAGACAGGTGAACTGAAACCATAGAATTCTTTCCAACTAAGtttctaataaataaaataaattatatgcgTTAGAGGTTCACTTGCTAAGCTACTTTGGAACTTTCAAAAGCTAGCACTTAGCAGTAGTTCAATAGTTTGATTTATACAGAGAAAATTCCAGAAAACATAATCAAGTGATTCGACTCACGAGTTTCCATTCACACATCCCCCATGTTTGTTTAAGTTCAGGCTCCATCAGTCTCATATTTAATATATGCCAAAAGCATTATTTACATAAATTTCTCACAATCGTTCCTAAACATATTATCACATTAAAAATCTGTCTATGGAGAAAATAAGCAAAGATAAACATGCTTGCCTTTTGTTAGGGGGAGGACGGTCAAATATTTCACATTGGTCAATGGTAGGCATTGAACCATGTATTGGAAGGATTAAGAACTTGCTACGGTTTCCAAGTAAGTTATTTCCTTCAAGTTTGTCAAGTAGCTTAGAGATTTCATCCCAGCCAGTAAGAAATACAAGAATAGCTCCACCACCTTCATTCCGACATATATATTCAATTGTTGCTTCTACCTGAAACATCGTAgtaatcaaaattaaataaacatccTTAACTGATTCAACAAACTTAGAAAACTTCATTAAAAGCTTAGAGCCACACTAGTAAGGAAGTACTATAGGAGTGATTACACTTGGCACACAATAGCTTAGCATACACTATCCGTAGGACCTAACAAATTCAGATTCTCTCTACAATAATTTAGATTCTCACTAGCATAGATAGAAAGAAATGAAACAAATGGCAACCGAGAACATAAAAAACACAATTCATTGACAAAGAGGGAAGTCGAATAGCAAACTCTTAGAATGCTAATCTAGATTCATTAGCATATTTAGCACAACTTAGAAGATTAAACTACTGTAGTTTGGTTAGAGGATGTGAATATCTTTCCTACTCTTATCCAATCCAACTATCTTATTCTATATATCTTTATTCTATTATGGTCACCAAACAAGCCCATAACTTCAACAGTGGCTATTAATTACCTCTATATTCAGTGCATGGTTAGCTCCTATATGCAATGTGTTCATTGTATGTATAAATAAGATGATCTATTTGTAAGAAAACACACTCCTATAGACTTCTACACTAGCTGCAGACAAAATTGTGAAACTTAGACCGGATAATTATCCACTGAGCTAAGATACTTGCCCAACAACCAATACCGctaattcaaaaaaatacaatGCACAGAATACATACCAGACCCAAATCAATTTGTGAACCTGACCAAGCTTCAAGGGATTTTCTAACACCCAAGCTGTAATTTTTGTAATGAGTATCCACATCAAGGTCCTGCAAGAACAAAGAGATGGCAAGGGATGAGCTCATTTGTAGGAAGCAGCACGAAAACAGAAACTTATGTAAGGCATATCACAAACTGCAAAAAAGGACTACTAAGATTTTTAGCTACACAGGCTAGACTTTTAAATCTAAACATATTTCTATCCAGTTTtcactactattttttatgactaAAGATGTTATTAGAAGAAAGATTTGTTGCAGCGAAAGAGGAGCATATTATACGAAGGCCTTTCACTCCATAAATCTCCAACCCACCACGCCTCATCAGAAGCACTGTCAAACAAGTAAAACAGATCACTCACCAAAAATCAAGCAAGTGACCCAACTAACATTCAACAGCTAAATTACCCTTTTTCATGATTCGCAAAAGTGTCTGTCATCTAAATTTCATCACTCCCACCAAAGTCACATGTCTATTATCAAAGTGTGACTTATTGATCCCAACATTAGCACCATATTGAATGTGCAACTATCATGAACTGAATTcaacaacaaccaagtcttatcccactaagtggggaCTATCATGAACTGAATACAGAACCTTGAAAAATAATGAGTGTGTCATTATCCAGACAAAGGTTGCAATACTATGGTATACAACAGTCAATGAGTCCTAATTCCATGCAACGTGTTTGGTGAAAATATATGAGTTCATAGTTCAAACTTCGAAGTATCTTATAAATCACACACTATAAATACATGGATTAATATATAAAGTATACATGCCTCAAACATTTCGATCAGAGGATCCTTCTTAGAATCTTGttgtttcctttttcttcttGCATTCCCCTCAAAACTGTCAAACTCCGACTTGATGCTATATCTAGTTTTCTCCAACACATCTTCTAGGTAGTGCTCGGCTACAGGGAAAGTAAATCCCTGACACATGTCcgaatagaataaaataaaataaaggaacattatttgcatttaaataaataaaaaagatagaATCCAATAACATGAAATTTAAAAAGAATGCAATACCGGTATGTGCATTGTTGGGGCATTGGCAAAGTATTTAGAGAACAAATCAGCATTGATTGTAGCACTCATTAGAATGAGGCGCAGATCGGGACGACGGGGAAGAAGGTCACgtaaaattataattaagaaGTCTTCATTCATGCCTCTTTCATGAATTTCATCCACCAGCAAATGACTAACACCAGTCAACTCTGGATCTTGGACCTATTCAAAAACAAAGATAGAAAAGATAAGTGAACACCACTGGATATGAGTATCCCACATAATGCTAGGATGTTCTTAACTTcatatttttcctctttcatatttaaaatagaaatttaGTAGCACTAATCTTTTAAATGCTTAACTACTTCATCCTATCCTCTTCACTGTATGAATTTAATACTCTATTCTATATCTATGCAAGCATCGCTACCACAATCTGCAGGGAAGAAAGTGTTAACCACCAACTATCTGAAGCTATTAAGTGAAGgctcttaatttattttatatctaACTAACATGACCCGGACACAAGATCCTTATGGGACCAATGCATCGGCAGTGCAAGTGTCAACTCCAACTTATATTGAAATTCAACTTTTAATAGTGATCAATGGCTATGGCAAGAAATGATGTCATGACTAGTTGGTTCATTATTCAGGCTTCAATACCATGTTGATCACCAACAGCTTAAGTTGTGAGAGGAGACTCCAGTTCATATCTAAActtttatgaatgcaggagttgATGTCTTAAAAACAGGATATTCAGTTTTAGGGAAATTAATAATACCAGTTGCCGAAGTAATACACCAGTGGTGCAGAAAAGAAGGCGTGTTTCCGCAGAACGTTTTGCTTCAAGTCGGATGTGGTATCCAACAGTTTTGCCAAGAGTTTCCCCTCTTTCGGCAGATATACGAGCTGCAACAGAAATTGCAGATACACGTCGAGGTTGAGTACAAATTATGTTGCAGTCAGCTCCACGCAAACGAGATATTTCTTCTTCCAAAATGAATTGTGGCAGCTGTGTTGTTTTGCCACAGCCTGTCTCTCCTGAAACTACCAATACCTGCACAAACACCAGCCAAATTTTACTCTATTCTAGATTGGAAACTACAACTAGAACCATAGACTGAACATGAGCAAAGCATCAAAATGAGTTCAAACAATTTGTGCATCATATTATAATTGACAATTTATCCAGTTAAATATTAAGCAACAAGGTCTGCCCTCTTTTAAATGCCATAGAGATCTAAGGATATAGTTTCTGAAAAGCAAACTGAATCTGGCAAAAAAATTATGGTAAATAAGTCATTTTTTCACGAATGATAAAAAATAGCTTTCAGCACCTGATTTTCTTGAACGGCTTTCAGAAACTCAGACTTCATTTTAAATGCAGGAAGCTTCTCCCTAAATGATTTCATTTCCTGCACAATATCCCGTGTCTGCATGTTTCCAATCCCAGCATAAGTTTAAAATACAGCATAAAGCAGTCAAATATATGGCATAGTAGATGCAAACAAAATATAATGGACAAAAATCCTGCTATATGCTTTGGTACCTGCTCCAGTTCCTGCCTTTCCTTGAGTGCAACACTGAGTTTCTCTGTTGAAGTACCAGTCTGCTGTGAAGCAGATTTTATGGCCGTTGTTGATATTTTATGTTCCATATCAGTTGATACAGAAGCCAGACTAGCAGCAGATGTCCCAGTTGACTGTGACATATTTAAAAGATTTCCTACTCTCCTCTCTATGTCTGTGGACATTTTAATCTGAAGAAAACAGAACTTAAAATTTTAGCTAACTTTCAACAAGAAATTGGAAATCAGACATTGAAATAGAATAAGTagtactccacctccttctgtgtTGATCCATGACGCTCATCAAGGTCTGCACGGTAATCAGGCAAAGGAACTTTGCTAACAACAAGAGTCTTTCCCTTATTATATGCATGGCTTTCTTTGCGCAAGTAAAAATCAGGCAATGAAGAATTTAAAATGTTAGGAAATATAAAAGTATATATAACAGATTAAGTTTAAGATGTTCACAAGTAGAATCAATAAATGCAGATAGTATTGCAATACACTGACAAATGATTTTTATCATCACAAATTACATTGCTGTCAACTCAGAAAGTTATGCTGTACAATACAGTTGCATGACCCTTCTAGGTGCTAACTATTAGAATTAGAGATTGGCCAGCACCAAGCTTTCTACGTAATCATTTGGATAATAGTACCAGTCTGTAGTACCGACACCAAATATGACTTTATAGTCAGGAAATCTAATTCTCTGGACTATTTTATCTCTAAAATTAAATATCACTGCTGAATGGCCAAACTTTTGCAAAGGTTAACAGTATCACCATTTTTATAAAGGCATACGAATTgaaaatcatcatcaattttgttggaa comes from the Vicia villosa cultivar HV-30 ecotype Madison, WI unplaced genomic scaffold, Vvil1.0 ctg.001287F_1_1, whole genome shotgun sequence genome and includes:
- the LOC131634396 gene encoding DExH-box ATP-dependent RNA helicase DExH1 isoform X1 — its product is MLHCLFRPTFHSHHFFSIHPHAPKHFLSNTLISTSVMSYRPNYQGGGRRGGASSSGRGGGRRGGGGGGGRGGGGRGEQRWWDPVWRAERLRQQQAEKEVLDEKEWWDKIEKMKKGGEQEMVIKRYFSIADQQALADMAHQHELYFHAYNKGKTLVVSKVPLPDYRADLDERHGSTQKEIKMSTDIERRVGNLLNMSQSTGTSAASLASVSTDMEHKISTTAIKSASQQTGTSTEKLSVALKERQELEQTRDIVQEMKSFREKLPAFKMKSEFLKAVQENQVLVVSGETGCGKTTQLPQFILEEEISRLRGADCNIICTQPRRVSAISVAARISAERGETLGKTVGYHIRLEAKRSAETRLLFCTTGVLLRQLVQDPELTGVSHLLVDEIHERGMNEDFLIIILRDLLPRRPDLRLILMSATINADLFSKYFANAPTMHIPGFTFPVAEHYLEDVLEKTRYSIKSEFDSFEGNARRKRKQQDSKKDPLIEMFEDLDVDTHYKNYSLGVRKSLEAWSGSQIDLGLVEATIEYICRNEGGGAILVFLTGWDEISKLLDKLEGNNLLGNRSKFLILPIHGSMPTIDQCEIFDRPPPNKRKIVLATNIAESSITIDDVVYVIDCGKAKETSYDALNKLACLLPSWISKASARQRRGRAGRVQPGVCYRLYPKLIHDAMPEYQLPEILRTPLQELCLHIKSLQLGTVASFLGKALQPPDSLAVQNAIELLKTIGALDDREELTPLGRHLCTVPLDPNIGKMLLMGSIFQCLSPALTIAAALAYRNPFVLPINRKEEADAAKRYFSGDSCSDHIALLKAFEGWKEAKSRGAEKEFCWENFLSPVTLRLIDDMRTQFLNLLSDIGFVDKSRGVHAYNQYSHDLEMVCAILCAGLYPNVVQCKRRGKRTAFYTKEVGKVDIHPSSVNAGIHLFPLPYLVYSEKVKTSNIYIRDSTNISDYALLLFGGNLDPSKNGEGIEMLGGYLHFSASKSVIELIKKLRGQLDKLLNRKIEEPGFDISGEGKVVVAAAVELLHNQNMR
- the LOC131634396 gene encoding DExH-box ATP-dependent RNA helicase DExH1 isoform X2 — its product is MSTDIERRVGNLLNMSQSTGTSAASLASVSTDMEHKISTTAIKSASQQTGTSTEKLSVALKERQELEQTRDIVQEMKSFREKLPAFKMKSEFLKAVQENQVLVVSGETGCGKTTQLPQFILEEEISRLRGADCNIICTQPRRVSAISVAARISAERGETLGKTVGYHIRLEAKRSAETRLLFCTTGVLLRQLVQDPELTGVSHLLVDEIHERGMNEDFLIIILRDLLPRRPDLRLILMSATINADLFSKYFANAPTMHIPGFTFPVAEHYLEDVLEKTRYSIKSEFDSFEGNARRKRKQQDSKKDPLIEMFEDLDVDTHYKNYSLGVRKSLEAWSGSQIDLGLVEATIEYICRNEGGGAILVFLTGWDEISKLLDKLEGNNLLGNRSKFLILPIHGSMPTIDQCEIFDRPPPNKRKIVLATNIAESSITIDDVVYVIDCGKAKETSYDALNKLACLLPSWISKASARQRRGRAGRVQPGVCYRLYPKLIHDAMPEYQLPEILRTPLQELCLHIKSLQLGTVASFLGKALQPPDSLAVQNAIELLKTIGALDDREELTPLGRHLCTVPLDPNIGKMLLMGSIFQCLSPALTIAAALAYRNPFVLPINRKEEADAAKRYFSGDSCSDHIALLKAFEGWKEAKSRGAEKEFCWENFLSPVTLRLIDDMRTQFLNLLSDIGFVDKSRGVHAYNQYSHDLEMVCAILCAGLYPNVVQCKRRGKRTAFYTKEVGKVDIHPSSVNAGIHLFPLPYLVYSEKVKTSNIYIRDSTNISDYALLLFGGNLDPSKNGEGIEMLGGYLHFSASKSVIELIKKLRGQLDKLLNRKIEEPGFDISGEGKVVVAAAVELLHNQNMR